A single region of the Pseudomonas sp. B21-023 genome encodes:
- a CDS encoding DUF4810 domain-containing protein: MSITYPAWRTVAGLLLGSVLLAGCNSPKTLYQWESYQPQVYGYLKGDAKEEQVTALERDLEKIKAKNGAVPPGYHAQLGLLYSSLGKDDQMIQQFRTEKALFPESAAYMDFLMSNASKGAQQ; encoded by the coding sequence ATGAGCATCACCTACCCGGCCTGGCGCACTGTCGCCGGGCTGCTGCTGGGCAGCGTCCTGCTGGCCGGCTGCAATTCGCCCAAGACCCTGTACCAGTGGGAAAGCTACCAGCCCCAGGTATACGGCTACCTCAAAGGTGACGCCAAGGAAGAACAGGTCACCGCCCTGGAGCGCGACCTGGAGAAGATCAAGGCCAAGAACGGCGCAGTGCCACCGGGCTACCACGCGCAGCTGGGCCTGCTGTACTCCAGCCTGGGCAAGGATGACCAGATGATCCAGCAGTTCCGTACCGAAAAAGCGCTGTTCCCTGAGTCGGCGGCCTACATGGACTTCCTGATGAGCAACGCCAGCAAGGGAGCCCAGCAATGA
- a CDS encoding CsgG/HfaB family protein, with protein sequence MKYASQGLVLAAALAVGSIAGCATETSTAVAVQQVESVSRPYSGVRTPIAVGKFDNRSSYMRGIFSDGVDRLGGQAKTILITHLQQTNRFNVLDRDNMGEIQQEAAIKGQAQRLKGADFVVTGDVTEFGRKEVGDHQLFGILGRGKTQIAYAKVALNIVNISTSEVVYSSQGAGEYALSNREVIGFGGTASYDSTLNGKVLDLAMREAVNKLVGAVESGQWKPQAQ encoded by the coding sequence GTGAAATACGCATCACAAGGACTCGTGCTGGCAGCCGCCCTGGCTGTCGGGTCCATCGCCGGCTGTGCCACCGAAACCTCCACCGCTGTTGCCGTGCAACAGGTCGAAAGCGTCAGTCGTCCCTACAGCGGCGTGCGCACGCCGATCGCCGTGGGCAAGTTCGACAACCGCTCCAGCTACATGCGCGGCATCTTCTCCGACGGCGTCGACCGCCTCGGCGGCCAGGCCAAGACCATCCTGATCACCCACCTGCAGCAGACCAACCGTTTCAACGTGCTGGACCGCGATAACATGGGCGAGATCCAGCAGGAAGCGGCCATCAAGGGCCAGGCCCAGCGCCTGAAGGGCGCCGACTTCGTGGTGACCGGCGACGTCACCGAGTTCGGCCGCAAGGAAGTCGGCGATCACCAGCTGTTCGGCATCCTCGGCCGCGGCAAGACCCAGATCGCCTACGCCAAGGTCGCCCTGAACATCGTCAACATCAGCACATCCGAAGTGGTCTATTCGAGCCAAGGCGCCGGTGAATACGCCCTGTCCAACCGTGAAGTCATCGGCTTCGGCGGCACCGCCAGCTACGACTCGACCCTCAACGGCAAAGTGCTCGACCTGGCCATGCGCGAAGCTGTCAACAAGCTGGTGGGCGCAGTCGAAAGCGGCCAGTGGAAACCACAGGCGCAATAA
- a CDS encoding YicC/YloC family endoribonuclease, producing MVHSMTAFARVERAGSQGTLVWELRSVNHRYLEPHLRLPEALRDLEGAVREGLRQGLSRGKVECTLRLSEDSTGKPLQVDRERAAQLVAAAETVASLIKQPAPLNPLEVLAWPGVLVADATDPQALNAEAIALFDEALTELKAGRQREGAELARLINERLDSMTSEVATLRALVPQMLAAQRQKVLDRFSDMQAELDPQRLEQEMVLLAQKSDVAEELDRLSTHVTEVRRVLKSGGAAGRRLDFLMQELNREANTLGSKAFDPRSTQAAVNLKVLIEQMREQVQNIE from the coding sequence ATGGTGCATAGCATGACCGCTTTTGCTCGTGTCGAGCGCGCTGGCAGCCAAGGCACCCTGGTCTGGGAGCTGCGCTCGGTCAACCACCGCTATCTCGAACCCCACCTGCGCCTGCCCGAGGCCCTGCGCGACCTCGAAGGCGCCGTACGCGAAGGCCTGCGCCAAGGCCTCTCGCGCGGCAAGGTCGAGTGCACCCTGCGTCTGAGCGAGGACAGCACCGGCAAGCCACTGCAGGTCGATCGCGAACGTGCCGCGCAACTGGTCGCCGCCGCCGAAACCGTCGCCAGCCTGATCAAGCAACCGGCACCGCTCAACCCGCTGGAAGTACTGGCCTGGCCGGGCGTGCTGGTGGCCGACGCCACCGATCCGCAAGCGCTCAACGCCGAGGCCATAGCGCTGTTCGACGAAGCCCTGACCGAACTCAAGGCCGGCCGCCAACGCGAAGGCGCCGAGCTGGCCCGCCTGATCAACGAACGTCTGGACAGCATGACCAGCGAAGTCGCCACCCTGCGCGCCCTGGTGCCGCAGATGCTCGCCGCACAGCGGCAGAAGGTCCTCGACCGCTTCAGCGACATGCAGGCCGAGCTCGACCCACAACGCCTGGAACAGGAGATGGTCCTGCTGGCGCAGAAAAGCGACGTCGCCGAAGAGCTGGACCGCCTCAGCACTCACGTCACCGAAGTACGCCGGGTACTCAAGTCGGGCGGCGCCGCCGGCCGGCGCCTGGACTTCCTGATGCAGGAGCTCAACCGCGAAGCCAACACCCTTGGCTCCAAGGCATTCGACCCACGCAGCACGCAGGCGGCAGTCAACCTGAAGGTGCTGATCGAACAGATGCGTGAACAAGTACAGAACATCGAGTAA
- the pyrE gene encoding orotate phosphoribosyltransferase produces MQPYQRDFIRFAIDRGVLRFGEFTLKSGRTSPYFFNAGLFNTGSALAQLGRCYAAAIVDSKIPFDVLFGPAYKGIPLAAATAVALAEQHQLDVPWCFNRKEAKDHGEGGSLVGAPLAGDVLIIDDVITAGTAIREVMQIINAQQAKAAGVLIALNREERGNGALSAIQEVERDFGIPVVSIVSLTQVLEFLADDPQLKQHLPAVEAYRAQYGI; encoded by the coding sequence ATGCAGCCGTATCAGCGCGACTTCATCCGTTTTGCCATCGATCGCGGCGTTCTGCGCTTCGGTGAGTTCACCCTGAAATCGGGGCGTACCAGCCCGTACTTCTTCAATGCTGGCCTGTTCAATACCGGGTCCGCCCTGGCGCAGCTGGGGCGTTGCTACGCGGCGGCCATCGTCGACAGCAAGATCCCCTTCGACGTGCTGTTCGGCCCGGCCTACAAGGGCATTCCCCTGGCGGCGGCCACTGCCGTGGCCCTGGCCGAGCAGCACCAGCTCGACGTGCCGTGGTGCTTCAACCGCAAAGAGGCCAAGGACCACGGCGAGGGCGGCAGCCTGGTCGGTGCCCCGCTGGCCGGTGACGTGCTGATCATCGACGACGTGATCACTGCCGGCACCGCGATCCGCGAGGTCATGCAGATCATCAACGCCCAGCAGGCCAAGGCCGCCGGTGTGCTGATCGCACTGAACCGCGAAGAGCGGGGCAATGGCGCGCTGTCGGCGATCCAGGAAGTCGAACGCGACTTCGGTATCCCGGTGGTCAGCATCGTCTCGCTGACCCAGGTGCTGGAGTTCCTGGCCGACGATCCGCAGCTCAAGCAGCACCTGCCGGCGGTCGAGGCCTACCGCGCGCAGTACGGTATCTGA
- the rph gene encoding ribonuclease PH, with translation MKRPSGRAADQLRSIRITRNYTKHAEGSVLVEFGDTKVICTVSVENGVPRFLKGQGQGWLTAEYGMLPRSTGERNQREASRGKQGGRTLEIQRLIGRSLRAALDMSKLGDITLYVDCDVIQADGGTRTASITGAMVALCDALAVIKKRGGLKGGNPLKHMIAAVSVGMYQGEAVLDLDYLEDSAAETDLNVVMTSAGGFIEVQGTAEGAPFQPADFNAMLALAQKGMDEIFELQKAALAD, from the coding sequence ATGAAACGTCCAAGTGGTCGCGCCGCCGATCAGCTCCGCTCGATCCGCATTACCCGCAACTACACCAAGCACGCCGAAGGATCGGTTCTGGTCGAGTTCGGTGACACCAAGGTCATCTGCACGGTCAGCGTCGAGAACGGTGTTCCCCGCTTCCTCAAAGGCCAGGGCCAAGGTTGGCTGACCGCCGAGTACGGCATGCTGCCGCGCTCCACCGGCGAGCGTAACCAGCGCGAGGCCAGCCGTGGCAAGCAAGGCGGCCGCACCCTAGAGATCCAGCGCCTTATCGGCCGCTCCCTGCGCGCTGCGCTGGACATGAGCAAGCTCGGCGACATCACCCTGTACGTCGACTGCGACGTGATCCAGGCCGACGGCGGCACCCGCACTGCCTCGATCACCGGCGCCATGGTTGCCCTGTGCGACGCCCTGGCGGTGATCAAGAAACGTGGCGGCCTCAAGGGTGGCAACCCGCTCAAGCACATGATTGCCGCGGTATCGGTGGGCATGTACCAGGGCGAGGCCGTGCTCGACCTCGACTACCTCGAGGACTCTGCCGCCGAGACCGACCTGAACGTGGTCATGACCAGCGCCGGTGGTTTCATCGAGGTGCAGGGCACCGCCGAGGGCGCGCCGTTCCAGCCTGCCGACTTCAACGCCATGCTGGCGCTGGCGCAGAAGGGCATGGACGAGATCTTCGAACTGCAGAAAGCGGCGCTGGCCGACTGA
- the gmk gene encoding guanylate kinase → MNHSSGTLYIVSAPSGAGKTSLVTELIRQDPRVSVSVSHTTRKMRPGEKHGTNYHFVSHDEFKTLIAKNDFLEHAEVFGNFYGTSRSAMQQTLNKGKDLILEIDWQGARQVRKLMPKARSIFILPPSQQALRQRLDGRGQDSEEIIAGRMKEAVSEMEHYNEYEYVIINDKFDDALEDLKAVFRSNREDGADAVQHAEKLKLDNQQRVHRALLKELIG, encoded by the coding sequence ATGAACCACAGCAGCGGCACCCTCTACATCGTCTCGGCCCCGTCCGGCGCCGGCAAGACCAGCCTGGTCACTGAGCTGATCAGGCAAGACCCGCGTGTGAGCGTCTCGGTATCGCATACCACGCGCAAGATGCGCCCAGGCGAAAAGCATGGAACGAACTATCACTTCGTCAGCCATGACGAGTTCAAGACACTCATCGCCAAGAATGACTTCCTTGAGCATGCCGAGGTGTTCGGCAATTTCTACGGTACTTCCCGCAGCGCGATGCAGCAGACGCTGAACAAGGGAAAAGACCTGATACTGGAAATCGACTGGCAAGGAGCCCGTCAGGTACGCAAGCTAATGCCAAAAGCGCGCTCGATCTTCATCCTGCCACCGAGCCAGCAGGCCCTGCGCCAACGCTTGGACGGTCGCGGCCAGGACAGCGAAGAAATCATCGCCGGACGCATGAAGGAAGCGGTCAGCGAGATGGAGCATTACAACGAGTACGAGTACGTCATCATCAACGACAAGTTTGATGATGCACTCGAAGACCTCAAGGCGGTGTTCCGCTCGAACCGCGAAGATGGTGCGGATGCCGTGCAGCATGCCGAAAAGCTGAAGCTGGATAACCAGCAGCGAGTACACCGAGCACTACTCAAAGAGCTGATCGGCTGA
- a CDS encoding exodeoxyribonuclease III, translating to MRIISVNVNGIQAAAERGLLSWLQAQNADVICLQDTRASAFELDDPAFQLDGYFLYACDAEVPTQGGVALYSRMQPKAVITGLGFETADRYGRYLQADFDKVSIASLLLPSGMNGDEDLNQKFKLMDDFAKYLDKQRRKRREYIYCGSFYVAQQKLDIKNWRDSQQSPGFLPPERAWMDAIVGDMGYVDALREVSREGDQYSWWPDNEQAEMLNLGYRFDYQILTPGLRRFVRNARLPRQPRFSQHAPLIVDYDWTLTI from the coding sequence ATGCGGATCATCAGTGTGAACGTAAATGGCATTCAGGCTGCGGCCGAGCGTGGATTGCTCAGCTGGTTGCAAGCCCAGAATGCCGACGTCATCTGCCTTCAGGATACCCGCGCCTCGGCCTTTGAACTCGACGACCCAGCTTTCCAGCTCGATGGCTATTTCCTTTACGCCTGCGACGCGGAGGTGCCCACCCAAGGTGGCGTGGCACTTTACTCGCGCATGCAGCCCAAGGCAGTCATCACCGGCCTGGGCTTCGAGACAGCCGACCGCTACGGGCGTTATCTGCAAGCAGATTTCGACAAAGTCAGTATTGCCAGCCTGTTGCTGCCTTCGGGCATGAACGGGGACGAAGACTTGAACCAGAAGTTCAAGTTGATGGACGACTTCGCCAAGTACCTGGACAAGCAACGCCGCAAGCGTCGCGAGTACATCTACTGCGGCTCGTTCTACGTGGCGCAGCAGAAGCTCGACATCAAGAACTGGCGTGACAGCCAACAGTCGCCGGGCTTCCTGCCACCCGAACGCGCCTGGATGGACGCCATCGTCGGCGACATGGGTTATGTCGATGCCCTGCGCGAAGTCAGCCGTGAAGGCGACCAGTACAGCTGGTGGCCGGACAACGAGCAGGCCGAGATGCTCAACCTGGGTTACCGGTTCGACTACCAGATCCTCACCCCAGGCCTGCGCCGTTTCGTGCGCAACGCCCGCCTGCCGCGCCAGCCGCGCTTCTCCCAGCACGCGCCGCTGATCGTGGACTACGACTGGACGCTGACCATCTGA
- a CDS encoding DUF799 domain-containing protein, which yields MIKRLTQLIVGACVLALFAGCAERKSIDYSAYKQSRPKSILILPPLNESPDVKATYSMLSQVTYPLAEAGYYVMPVALVDETFRQNGLTTPADIHQLPTAKLNEIFGADAGLYVTVSDYGTRYMVLSSATIVTASAKLVDLKTGATLWTGSATASSEEGKQNQGGLIGMLVAAAINQIISSVQDDAGYPIAGMTSARLLTPYPNGGILYGPRSPKYGTD from the coding sequence ATGATCAAGCGCCTGACCCAACTGATCGTCGGCGCCTGCGTGCTGGCCCTGTTCGCCGGCTGCGCCGAGCGCAAGAGCATCGACTATTCGGCCTACAAGCAGAGCCGACCGAAGTCGATCCTGATCCTGCCGCCGCTGAACGAGTCGCCCGACGTCAAGGCCACCTACAGCATGCTGTCCCAGGTCACCTATCCGCTGGCCGAGGCCGGCTACTACGTGATGCCGGTGGCGCTGGTGGACGAGACGTTCCGCCAGAACGGCCTGACCACGCCGGCCGATATCCACCAGTTGCCCACAGCCAAGCTGAACGAGATCTTCGGCGCCGACGCCGGCCTGTACGTGACCGTCAGCGACTACGGCACCCGCTACATGGTGCTGAGCAGCGCGACCATCGTCACTGCCAGCGCCAAACTGGTCGACCTGAAGACCGGTGCCACCTTGTGGACCGGCAGTGCCACGGCCTCCAGCGAGGAAGGCAAGCAGAACCAGGGTGGCCTGATCGGCATGCTGGTGGCGGCGGCCATCAACCAGATCATCAGCAGCGTGCAGGATGATGCCGGCTACCCGATCGCCGGGATGACCAGCGCACGCCTGCTGACGCCCTACCCGAATGGCGGGATCCTCTACGGGCCACGTTCGCCGAAGTACGGCACAGACTGA
- a CDS encoding DUF4870 domain-containing protein, with protein sequence MNDSDLPITPPSADIRQWAMFCHLSALLGLVLPLGHLLGPLVLWHLKREQDPFIDAQGKEALNFQISVTIAGFVCFLLMFVFIGILLFAVLMVTVLILIILAAVKANEGQPYRYPFIWRPIR encoded by the coding sequence ATGAACGATTCGGATCTACCGATCACCCCGCCCAGCGCCGATATCAGGCAATGGGCAATGTTCTGCCACCTCTCGGCATTGTTGGGGCTGGTGCTGCCTCTGGGGCATTTGCTGGGCCCGCTGGTGCTGTGGCACCTCAAGCGCGAGCAGGATCCTTTTATTGATGCCCAGGGCAAGGAGGCGCTGAACTTCCAGATCAGCGTGACCATCGCCGGCTTCGTCTGCTTCCTGCTGATGTTCGTGTTCATCGGCATCCTGCTGTTCGCCGTGCTGATGGTGACGGTGCTGATCCTGATCATCCTGGCAGCGGTCAAGGCCAATGAAGGGCAGCCGTATCGCTATCCCTTCATCTGGCGGCCGATCAGATAG